A stretch of the Chiloscyllium plagiosum isolate BGI_BamShark_2017 chromosome 25, ASM401019v2, whole genome shotgun sequence genome encodes the following:
- the cryba4 gene encoding beta-crystallin A4, with product MSHCTKLSSHWKIIVWDEEFFQGRRHEFTAECRNMMEFGFETVRSMKVESGAWVGYEHAAYQGQQFVLERGQYPRWDSWSGSNSYHIERLTSFRPIACANHRECRMSMFERENFLGRKGELSDDYPSLQAMGWCNNEVGSFRIHSGAWVCYQYPGYRGYQFIMECDRHGGEYKHWREWGSHAQTFQIQSIRRIQQ from the exons ATGTCTCACTGTACCAAGCTCTCCAGTCACTGGAAG ATCATTGTCTGGGATGAGGAGTTCTTCCAGGGCCGTCGACATGAATTCACGGCGGAATGTCGCAACATGATGGAGTTTGGATTTGAAACTGTGCGGTCCATGAAGGTGGAAAGTGGAGC CTGGGTGGGTTACGAACATGCGGCCTACCAGGGGCAGCAGTTTGTCCTGGAGAGAGGGCAGTACCCACGCTGGGACAGCTGGAGTGGCAGCAACTCCTATCACATCGAGAGACTGACCTCCTTCCGACCTATCGCCTGTGCT AACCACCGTGAATGTCGGATGTCCATGTTTGAGAGGGAGAACTTCCTGGGCAGGAAGGGTGAGCTGTCCGATGACTATCCCTCTCTACAAGCCATGGGCTGGTGCAACAACGAAGTTGGATCCTTCCGAATCCACTCCGGCGC ATGGGTATGCTACCAATATCCAGGTTACCGCGGCTACCAATTCATCATGGAATGTGACCGTCACGGCGGAGAGTACAAACACTGGAGAGAGTGGGGCTCCCACGCGCAGACATTCCAGATTCAGTCCATCCGTAGAATCCAGCAGTAA